Within Oscillatoria nigro-viridis PCC 7112, the genomic segment CACGCCGCCCGCTATTGCTTCGATTCCGGTGACGGTTGCCGGGACGAACCAAACTTACAAATATCAAGTATTTGCGACCGACCCGGAAAACGATGCCCTGCGCTACAGTTTGGGAACTAAACCCGAAGGCATGAGGATTGACGGCCGCACCGGTTTAATCTCTTGGACTCCGGGTGCCAATGCTGTCGGTACTTACGAAGTAGAAGTTGTAGCTACTGACGCCCAAGGAGGCGCGGGAAATCAGAAGTTTGCCATACAGGTAGGAACTGCCACCGTCAACCGGCCTCCGGCTGTAGTTTCGACGCCGATTTTTGCAGCATCTTTGGGGAGTCAGTACAGCTATCAAGTAAGGGCGACCGACCCCGACGGCGGCAGTTTAACTTATCAGTTGCTGCAAGCCCCGACGGGGGTAGCGATAAACCAGACTACTGGATTGCTGACTTGGAACAATCCGACTGCTGGAAACCATCAAATCGTAGTGGGCGTCCTCGATGCCGGCGGCTTGGGGGCGGCCCAAGGGTTTACATTAACTGCGAGGGCGAATTCGGCACCCGTTATTCCTGCCGTACCGGCGCAGCAATCTGTAGCAACGGGCGCTACTTACCGCTACGATTTGAAAGCCAGTGATGCTGAAGGCGATTTGCTTTCTTATTCTTTGTTGCAGTCTCCCTCGGGCATGACTGTTGATGAAGAAGGCCGCATTAGTTGGGTTCCTAAATCAAGTGATGTCGGTACGGTTAAACCAGTCGAAATTGCCATCACCGATACCTTTGGCAAGACTGTTACTGTCGCCTACAATTTAAGCGTTGTTGCCGATACTGTCGCACCGAAAGTAAACTTAATTGCAAGCAAGAATGCAGCTAATGTTGGCGAGTCGGTTACGTTTACAGTCAATGCCGTAGATAACGTGAAAGTCGAATCTTTGGGATTGACAATTAACGGCACTCCGGTTGTCATAGATGCACAAGGCAAGGCAACTGTCAAGTTAAATAATTCAAATCCAATCACCGCAATTGCCACTGCTAAAGATGCGGCTGGAAATGTGGGGAATGCCACTCAAACTGTAGCAGCAATTGACCCGACCGATGTCAACGCGCCTGTTATCAACATCAGTTTAGAAGATGATGCAGAAATCACCGCGCCCTTCAATATCACCGGCACGATTTCTGACAGCAGTTTGGCATACTATACATTGGAAGTAGCGCCAGTCGGTGGCGGGCAAATTCCGGGCGATGGCGGAGGATTTAAGGAGGTTTATCGGGGAACGACTGCTGTCAGCAACGGAACGGTTGCGACTTTTGACCCGACTGTTTTGGCTAACGGCGCTTACGTTCTCAAATTCACTGCTTTCGATACCAACGGTAACGGTTCGACTACTGAAAGAACGGTGAATGTTTCGGGTGATTTGAAGTTGGGCAATTTCCGGTTGTCGTTTACTGATTTGACGGTTCCAGTAGCGGGAATTCCGATTAACGTGACTCGGACTTACGATTCTTTGAATGCGAATTCTAGCGATGATTTCGGTTACGGCTGGCGGATGGAGTTCCGGGATACTGATTTGAAGACTTCGTTAAAAGCTGACCCGATTTACGAAGAATTGGGCATCAATACCGTAGCATTTGATAGCAAGACTAAGGTATTCATCACCCTACCCGGAGGTAAGCGGGAAACCTTTACTTTTAAGCCGACTCCGAGTCATTTGAATCAGTATTTAGGGGCTGCTGGGCCGGGGGCTGCGATGTACAAGCCGGCGTTTGAGTCTCAAAAGGGTTCGACGGTGACTCTGACGGTTAAGGATGCGAATTTGATACGGAATGAGTACGGCGAGTATTACGGGGTTAACGGGCAGCCCTTCAATCCTGAAAATCCGGCGTTTGGTGGGGTTTATGTGTTGACTACCCAAGAGGGATTGGTTTACGAGATTGATGCTAAGTCTGGGGATTTGCTGACTGCTACTGATGCGAATGGGAATAAGCTGACTTTTAGCGATGCGGGGATTGCTAGTTCGACTGGGAAGTCGGTGACTTTTGAGAGGGATGTTGCTGGGAGGATTGTCGGTGTTGTTGACCCGGATGGCAAGAAAGTCAAGTACGAATACGATGCTAAAGGAGATTTGGTTGCTGTTAAGGATAGGGAGAATAATACTACGACTTTTAAGTACGAAGATGAGGACAGACCGCACTTTTTAACTGAGGTTATCGACCCGTTGGGACGGAGTGGAGTCAAGACTGAGTACGATGATTCCGGGCGTTTGAAGCAGATGATTGATGCCAACGGTTCTGCGGTGGAATTGATTTACGATCCAAATAATTCGATTCAGAAAGTTAAGGATGTTTTTGGTAAGGAAACTACTTATGTTTATGATTTTCGGGGGAATGTTTTAACTGAGATTGACCCGTTAGGGAAGAGAATTGACAGGGGTGCATCTCACTTTGGCGAATATGTCACCAAAGGGTTAAAATGGAAAAGCTAGTAAAATTGCCCAAAAATATGAGGTAAAGAAAATGACACCCTCAGACCAAGAACAGCTAAAAGTCTACTTAAAAGCGGCAGCAGAAATTCTTTACAGAAATACAGCTCCAAGCGAGTTAGAAAGCTTTGATAGCATAGAAAAGTCTCTCCGTCAGAAAATGCTAGAAGAAGTGGGACCAGAACTAGGTAACTTTTTTTTTCAGCAGTATCAGGAATTCAAACAGGAAAACCCAGAAAAATAAAATCAATAGTCGGTTCGCTCGAAATTACCGACAATCAAGCGAAATATTTTGGATTGAAAGCGTATAGTCAATTCAGTCCAATGATGGAAAAATGCTGTCTTTTAATTAGTGCCAACGAATCTTATCAAATGGCAGAAAAAGATTTAGAGATTTTCACCGGAATCAAAGTCTCTCATAGTACATTACAAAGATTAGTCAAACGACAAGAATTTGAATTACCTACATCTAAACAAGGAGTTCAAGAAATTACATTAGATGGCGGGAAAGTCAGGCTACGCAACGACACCAAAGGCGAGGGTTGTTACTGGAAAGACTATAAAGCCATTTGTTTAGATAATGTTTATTCGGGAGCATCTTTTCAAAATAATCAAAATTTAATTGATTGGACTAATAGCCAAAAATTGCGACATCCTATGTATTGCCTAGGAGACGGTCATGCGGGAATTTGGAAAATATTTCAAGAAATAGGAGATACTGAACAAAGACAAGAAATCTTAGATTGGTATCATCTGAAAGAAAATCTTTACAAGGTAGGAGGTTCGCTAAAACGTTTGAAATTAGCAGAAAATATGTTGTGGCAAGGTAAAATAGATGAAGTTATCAATCTATTTAAAGAGATGAAAAAACAAGCATTTAAAACATTTTGTAATTATTTAGAGACTCATCGCTGCCGAATAGTCAACTACCAATACTATAAAGAAGAATCCATAAGTTCGATAGGTTCTGGAACAGTTGAATCAATCATTAAACGAATTGGGTTTAGGGTAAAAATATCAGGAGCGCAATGGAAGATTGAGAGCGTTCCCTCTATCCTTTCTCTTCGCTGTGCTTATCTCAACGGTCAACTTTCAATTTGATGTATTTGCCAAAGTGAGATGCACCCATTGACAGGACTTACGATGATGATAATAATGTTTTGACTGAGACGGTTATTACTACCGAGTTAAATGCTGCACTTAATCCGGTAGAAGTGAGGTCAAAGACTGAGTGGACTTACGATGCGAAGGGGAATAAGTTAACTGAAAAAGACCCGTTAGGGAACATTTCGCGGTGGACTTATAACAGTCGGGGACGGGTTTTGACTGAAACTGATGCTTTGGGGAATACTGCGACTTATACCTATTCTCCTAGCGGGAATTTGCTGACAACTAAAGATGCCCGAGGCAGCGTTACCAAATACGGCTACGACACCAGAGGCAACATTTTAACCATCACCGATGCCACCAATAACACAACCAACTTCCAATACAATGCAGCAGGCGATGTAACTCATTTAGAAGACGCATCTGGTAACAAAGCTGACTATATCTACGACAGCAACGGCAATATGCAGCGGGAGGTAATGACAGTATTAACTCCCACCGCACTGAAAGAATTCATAACAGAATGGACTTACAATAACGAAGGACAAATTAAGTCTACAACTCAAGACGGTCGCACTGTAACCTACGAATACTCAGCCGGCCACCAAAGTGCCAGCATCGAAAACAACCGCCGTACCGAATACCGCTACAATGGGCAAGGAAAATTAGTCGAAACCATCTATCCCGACGATACTACCAGCAATTCCGACAATCCCAGAACGATTGCTGTTTACGATAAAGGTGGCCACCAACGGGCAACAATCGGTCGCGATGGGCGAGTTACTCACTACAAATACGACGATGCGGGACAGCTAATTGAAACCATTTATCCCAACGATACAGCCAATCAAATCCAGCAACTCCTCAACGCTATTTCTCCCGGTTTGACTTCCCAATCTGTTGACTGGACGACTGTCGTTTATCCCGACATTACTCCTGCTTATTTAGCCAGCAATTCTCGGACGAAAACCGAATACTATAAAAACGGACAAGTCAAAGCCGAAATTGATGTTTCGGGGAACCGTACTGAGTACGGATACGATGCAGCAGGCCGCGTTACCCTGACTCGTTTTGATGCTAACAACTACATCACTTATACCTACGATGCTGTTGGCAATCGCAAAACGGAAACTGTTTTTGCTGGAGGAACTTCGACGACTACTACTTATGATAGTAAAGGTCAAGTCACTGCAACAACTGACTCGAATGGCAAAACTACCAAGTTTGAATACGATGCAAAAGGACAACTGAAAGCTGTTATCGATGTCGCGCAAAAACGGACTGAGTATACTTACAATGCTGCTGGCAATTTGGCAACTGTTAAGGATGCTTTGGGTCAGGTAACGACTTACGAATACGATGATAAAGGTCGTCGCAAGGCTGTAATTCTACCGGATAGCAAGCGTGAGACTATTGTTTACAATGATGCCCAGAAAACTGTTACGATTACTGACTTCAATAATAAGGCAGTTACGTACACTTATAACGATCTCAACCAAGTTGTTAGCAAGCAGTATCAGAATGCCAGCGGTGCGACTGTTAGCGTTACTTACTCGAATAACGAATTGGAGGAAACTATTACTGATAACCGGGGTTCGACTGTTTACAAGTACGACAGTTTGGGGCAGTTGCTTTCTCGAAAAGACCCGACTGGTCCTTATCTTGCCAGCGGGAATTCGATTGAATACAAGTATGAAGGCGGGCAAGTTAGCGAGGTAAAAACTCCGACTCGCACTACCAACTACACCTACTACACGGAAGGCGATGCTGAAGGTCGCTTAAAGACTGTTAGCACGCCGGATTTGGGGACGATAACGTATGTCTATTACCCGGATGGCAATCTGTGGAAAACTTTGTATCCCAATAATTTAGTTGAGACTCGGACTTACGATGCTTTGGGACGGTTGGATGTGGTGAAAACTGCCAAGATTGACCCGGTTACTCAGCAGGAGTTGCAGGTTGTTTCCAGTTATGATTATCTGGTCGATGGTGCGGGCAATCGCAAGGAAGTAGTAGAACAAAACGGGCGGAAAGTTGAGTACAAGTACGACGATTTGCATCGCTTGTTGGAGGAGAAGGTTACTAACGATCCGAATGGAAACAATCGGGTTGTCAGTTACACTTACGATGCTGTTGGCAATCGGTTGACTAAGACTGATTCTGTGAGTGGAGTTACGACTTATACTTACAACAATTTGAATCAGCTCGATTTCTTGACTGCTAGTGGAGTGGTAACTGATTACACTTACGATGACAGTGGGAATTTGGTTTCTGAGGTAACTGGAAGCAATTCTACTGTTTATCGGTGGGAGAATGATGGCGAGAATCGGTTGGTGGGGGTGACGGTTAATGAGGGTGGTGTTATTCGGAATATCGGGTATAAATACAATGCACAGGGGATTCGAGTTGGTAAGGTTGTTGATGGGGTGGAGACTCGATATTTGATTGATGAGTTGCAACCTTATTCTCAGGTTGTTGAGGAGTATGATGCTCTTGGGAATGCGAAGGGTTCTTACGTCTACGGGTACGATTTGATTGGGAAGTTGCAGGGGAATCAGCCGTCGTTTTATCATGCTGATGGGTTGGGTTCGACTCGGTTGCTGACGAATGGTTTGGGTGGGGTTACTGATAGTTATGCTTATGATGCTTATGGCAATTTAATTTTCTCAACTGGGGGTTCTAATAATGCTTATTTGTTTGCTGGGGAACAGCGGGATTCTGAGACTGGGTTGGATTATTTGCGGGCGCGGTATTATGACCCGTTGGTGGGGAGGTTTGTTTCTGCTGATGCTTATGAGGGGAATTTAAGTGACCCGATGAGTTTGCATGATTATCAGTATGCTCATGCTAATCCGGTGGTGAATACTGACCCTAGTGGGTATTTCTCTATTGGAGAGTTGTTGGGTACTCTGGCTGGGTATTCGGTGTTGGCTGGGTTGAGTTATACGACTGGAAGTGCTGTGGGGACTGTGGCTGGAGGAGGAAGCGTTTGGGATGCTGTTGCTAAGTACGATCAGTTTTTTGCTGGTTTAACAGATGCTTTGACCTTTGGAATTAGTTCGCATCTTCGGACATCAATATACGGAGAAACAGCTACAAATAATCACAAGGGAATTTTCTTTAACTTGGGTCGGCTTGGTGGGGCGATTGCTAGTATGTGGATTGGTGCTGGTGGTACTACATTTGCTGAATTCAGTACGGCGAGTTGGTTGCCGAGAGCTGCGTTGGGTTACGATCTATTTGGTACTGGGCTTGGCATGGCTCAAAGTACAATTAATGTTGCCAAAGGTCAAGCTACTTGGTGGGATATTCTTCCTTTTTTACCAGCTCTTACTTGGTTTAATATTAAGTACAAAGTCAATATTAAGGGGTTGGGTAGTAATCTTGGTAATCTTGAAATTAGTAGGAGCTTGAGTTCTGCTCTTCAAGACTTTCGACAAAATACGCTTAGAGTGGTTAGAAAGGTGACAACTACTAAGTTAGGTAAACGACAAGTCATGGGTGGAACAGCCGGGGTAGCTATAAGTGATATACCAGGTTTTGAAAGCCGTGTTTTCGGAGGTGGTTCACCAAAGGCTCGGGTCAATATTGGGGCATTTGAAGAAACTAGATTCAAGTCGCCGAATGATATTAATAGTAACCATGCGGAAGGCGACCTGGTAACTCAAATTCATGAAGCTATTAGGTCTAGTAACTTGAGTCAAAATGATTTAGCTGGTAAAACAGTTTATATGCATATTGAAGCCTATCCATGTAATACCTGCATAGCTGGGTTAGGTATTGATTCAGATCCAGAAGCAGTAGGAGGTGTAATTAAGCAATTTAGCAAGGAATATCCAGGACTAACAATTATTGTGACTAATGAAGAAACTCCGGCAGTTATCACAATAAAAAATGGTATTCGCCTCTAGATATTCCTCTCATAAATTCAAACAATAAGCTTTATGTTACTTTGGAGAGTGATAATCGAAAAATTGCTTGCAACAGAGTGCTAAAGAGTGATACAATTATTCTGTGTTAAAAAGCTCATAAAAACAAGTAGAGTAAGTTTATGATGGTGTTTGAACTTTGTGCAAAACGTGTAGCAATTCAAGAAGAGTTATTTTATATTGGTTTTTCATCAGGAGAGGATAACGAATATTATTTTGTTATGCAAAGACATGAATTTCATAAAGAAGATGCTCTTCCCAACGTAGAGAGTGTTTATTGGGAGATAGACGATGAGTGTTGGGGAGAATATGGAGGAATTAAAGAAGTTACTTTAAGTCGCGATCAATTAATTGTTCGTTTTGATCCTTCAAGACCCAACGCTCATAAAGATTGTGATGAGGCAAGAATTGTTTTTTCTGTAAATAATTCAGAATTTCAGAAGTTACAGAACACCTTGCAGAAGAAGATAATGCTCGGTTATGAGGATAAGTTGAATTTAATTGTTGAAGATAATTGACTAATAATGACTTGGCAAATGAGAAATTACCGAAGTGCTGGGAAATTCTGTTTTGCCAATAAATCATTCAGGATGAGGAGCTTATCGTCTCGCAATTACAACCCGGATGGACTCAAACTTTTCCAACCAATCCCATTTATCAAGAAGTAACAGTCACCGCCAACAATACGAAATTTGGAGTAGATTTTGCCGCCACTAATTCCCGACTAGCAGGTCCCAATATTGACCCCGAATTTACCAGTACCCCGCCAACAACAGTCAAAGCAGGAGAAAGATTAGTCTACAGAACAACTGCAACTGACTTAAACGACGACGACTTAACCTTTGAATTGGTACTCGCACCCCAGGGAATGGCAGTTGCCCCCAACGGTACCATATCTTGGCGTCCCCCACTCAATTCCGTCGGAATTCACGATATCATCGTCAGAGTCAATGACGGCAGAGGCGGCACCGACTTGCAAGCCTTCAAAATCGAAGTTACCCCCGGAAACAACGCCCCCGTCTTCACATCCCAATTACCACAAAACATCAATCCCGCCGTCAACCAACCATTCCAATATCAAGCCAAAGCCGTAGACTTAGACGGAGACACAATTACCTACTCCATAATTCCCAATACCAGCAAACCAGTTACCCCCACCAACGCCACAATCAACCCCACCACCGGAGTAGTAAATTGGACTCCCACAACCGCACAGCAAGGAGGCGCATTCAATTGGGCTTACGCCGGCGAAGTCGAACCTTGGGAAATCTTAATTAAAGCAACAGACAACAAAGGCGGAGAAGCATTCCAAAGAATCGAATTAACCGTCAGCCCAGCCGCCCCCAATCGCCCGCCATCCATCACCTCCACTCCCCGCACAAACACCCGTTTGGGCAAGACATACTTCTATCAAGTAGAAGCCAAAGACCCAGACGGCAACCCCTTAACATATACTCTATTAAATCCTCCGAACGGCATGGCATTCGCAACGCCAGCTTCCACGCCCGCCGGCATGACATTCCAAGAAGGATTGATTAGTTGGACGCCCGGAGTCTCGCAGCAAGGAACCTATCCAATAACCGTCAGAGTTAGCGACGGGTTGGGAGGTTTAGCTACTCAAACGTTTAACCTAATTGCCGATAATGTCGCTTCAAATCGCGCCCCCAGTATCGATTCTACTCCCGCAGAACAAATTACCAATCTAGCGAAGCTTTATCAATACAATTTGACAGGCAGCGATGCAGATGGAGACAGGTTGCTGTGGAGTTTGGACAAAGCGCCTTCAGGGATGGTTGTTGACGCGCAATCGGGGGCTTTACGCTGGCAGCCTAACGCGGAACAAGTAGGCGAACATACTGTTTCTGTAAGGACAATTGACGGTAACGGCGGTTATGCCGTCCAAGAATTCAGTCTGACCGTCAGGGGAATAAATACGCCTCCGGCTGTGGTTTCAACTCCTCCATCAAAGGCGGCAGTAAATCAAGTTTACGCTTATACAGTTGTCGCGACTGATACCGAAAATGACCCGCTGACTTTCAGTTTGAATAAGTATCCAGTAGGGATGGCAATTGACAGCAACGGCAAGATTCAATGGACTCCCAATGCCAATCAAATCGGACAGCATTCTGTAGAAGTTGCCGTGACTGATAAGCAGGGGGCAATTGCTACTCAAACTTTCACTGTCACTGCGGGAACTACTGCTATCAACCTTCCCCCAGCAATTACTTCCACACCTGTATTTACAGCATCGCCAGAACGCCCTTATACATATCAGGTACAAGCAACTGATGCTGACGGTACTATCTCGCAGTACCAGTTACTGCAATCTCCTCCGGGAATGACTATTAATTCAGCTACGGGTGCGATTACTTGGAACAATCCGACTGCTGGAAACCATCAAATAGTAGTCGGGGCCCTTGACAATTCGGGTACGGGTGCGGCCCAAGGATTTGAGTTAATTGCCAGGGCTAATTCACCAGCGGTTGTTCCAACTATTCCGATTCAATCTGTTTCGCCCGGTTCTAGTTATCGCTTAGATTTGAAGGCTACTGATGCGAATGGGGATTTGTTGACTTTTGCTTTAATTCAATCTCCTCCGGGCATGACTGTTGATGAATTCGGCCGCATTAGTTGGAAGCCGACTGCTGCTAATATCGGCAATCATCCGGTTGAGGTTAAGGTGACTGATACTTTTGGGGAAAGCGTTACTGTTTCTTACAATTTAAGCGTTGTCGCCGATACTGTTGCGCCGAAAGTGAGTTTAATTGCTAGCAACAATACCGTCGATGTTGGGGATTATGTCACGTTTACTGTGAATGCTGTCGATAACGTAAAAGTCGAATCTTTGGGCTTAACTATTAACGGCACTCCTGTTGTTTTAGATGCACAAGGTCAGGCAAATGTCAAGTTAAATAATTTAGGCAGTATTACGGCAGTTGCAACGGCACTAGATGCGGCTGGAAATGTGGGAACTGCGACTGCTTCTGTGGCTGCAATTGATACTAGCGATGTCAATGCGCCAACTATCAACATCAGTTTAGAATCTGATGCAGAAATCACCGCGCCTGTCAATATAGTTGGCACGATTAGCGACAGCAATTTAGCTTACTATACATTAGAAGTAGCGCCAGTCGGTGGCGGGCAAATTCCGGGCGATGGCGGAGGATTTAAGGAGGTTTATCGCGGAACGACTGCTGTCAGCAACGGAACGATTGCGACTTTTGACCCGACTGTTTTGGCTAACGGCGCTTACGTTCTCAAGTTCACTGCATTCGATACCAACGGTAACGGTTCGACTACTGAAAGGACGGTGAATGTTTCGGGTGATTTGAAGTTGGGGAATTTCCGGTTGTCGTTTACTGATTTGACGGTTCCAGTGGCGGGTATTCCGATTAACGTGACTCGGACTTACGATTCTTTGAATGCGAATAAGGGCGATGATTTTGGCTACGGCTGGCGGATGGAGTTCCGGGATACTGATTTGAAGACTTCTTTGAAGGCTGACCCGATTTACGAAGAATTGGGCATCAATACCGCAGCATTTGATAGCAAGACTAAGGTATTCATCACCCTACCCGGAGGTAAGCGGGAAACCTTTACTTTTAAGCCGACTCCGAGTCATTTGAATCAGTATTTAGGGGCTGCTGGGCCGGGGGCTGCGATGTACAAGCCGGCTTTTGAGTCTCAAAAGGGTTCGACGATGACTCTGACGGTTAAGGACGCGAATTTGATACGGAATGAGTACGGCGAGTATTACGGGGTGAACGGGCAGCCCTTCAATCCCGAAAATCCTGCTTTTGGTAGGGTTTATGTGTTGACTACTAAAGAGGGTATTGTTTACGAGATTGATGCGGCATCTGGGGATTTGCTGACTGCTACTGATGCGAATGGGAATAAGTTGACTTTTAGCGATGCGGGGATTGCTAGCAGTACGGGTAAGTCGGTGACTTTTGAGAGGGATGCTGCTGGGAGGATTGTCGGTGTTGTTGACCCGGATGGGAAGAAGGTTAAGTACGAATACGATGCTAAGGGGGATTTGGTTGCTGTTAAGGATAGGGAGAATAATACTACTCGGTTTGTTTATGGAGATGAGGACAGACCGCACTTTTTGACTGAGGTTATTGATTCGTTGGGACGCAGTGGAGTTAAGACTGAGTACGATGAACAAGGTCGCCTCAAACAGATGGTGGATGCGAACGGTTCGGCGGTGGAGTTGGTTTACGATCCGAATAATTCGCTTCAGAAGGTTAAGGATGTTTTTGGCAAGGAAACTACTTACGTTTACGACAGTCGCGGGAATGTTTTAACTGAGATTGACCCGTTAGGGAAGAGGGTTGACAGGACTTACGATGCGGATAATAACGTTCTGAGTGAGACTGTAATTACTAGCGAGTTAAATGCTGCTGGGACTTCGGTTGAGGTGAGGTCGAAGACTGAGTGGACTTACGACGCGAAAGGGAATAAGTTAAGTGAAAAAGACCCGTTAGGGAATATTACGCGGTGGACTTATAACAGTCGCGGGCAGGTTTTGACTGAGACTGATGCTTTGGGTAATGCTGCGAGTTATACTTATTCTCCGAGTGGCAATTTGCTGACGACTAAAGATGCGGCGGGGAATGTTAGTAAGTTCAGCTACGATATGAGGGGAAATCTTCTCACCCTTACAGATGCGACTAATAAAGTTACTAGCTTTACCTACGATGCTGCGGGTAACGTACTGTCAGTGAAGGATGCGATCGGGAATACAACAACTTACACTTACGACAGCAGCGGCAACCGCAAAACTGAAACTCGCACTGTAACTACTCCTTCGGGTGTGCAAACTTTAGTTACTAAATCTGATTACGACAGTAACGGTAAAGTTACGAAA encodes:
- a CDS encoding putative Ig domain-containing protein; the encoded protein is MAVAPNGTISWRPPLNSVGIHDIIVRVNDGRGGTDLQAFKIEVTPGNNAPVFTSQLPQNINPAVNQPFQYQAKAVDLDGDTITYSIIPNTSKPVTPTNATINPTTGVVNWTPTTAQQGGAFNWAYAGEVEPWEILIKATDNKGGEAFQRIELTVSPAAPNRPPSITSTPRTNTRLGKTYFYQVEAKDPDGNPLTYTLLNPPNGMAFATPASTPAGMTFQEGLISWTPGVSQQGTYPITVRVSDGLGGLATQTFNLIADNVASNRAPSIDSTPAEQITNLAKLYQYNLTGSDADGDRLLWSLDKAPSGMVVDAQSGALRWQPNAEQVGEHTVSVRTIDGNGGYAVQEFSLTVRGINTPPAVVSTPPSKAAVNQVYAYTVVATDTENDPLTFSLNKYPVGMAIDSNGKIQWTPNANQIGQHSVEVAVTDKQGAIATQTFTVTAGTTAINLPPAITSTPVFTASPERPYTYQVQATDADGTISQYQLLQSPPGMTINSATGAITWNNPTAGNHQIVVGALDNSGTGAAQGFELIARANSPAVVPTIPIQSVSPGSSYRLDLKATDANGDLLTFALIQSPPGMTVDEFGRISWKPTAANIGNHPVEVKVTDTFGESVTVSYNLSVVADTVAPKVSLIASNNTVDVGDYVTFTVNAVDNVKVESLGLTINGTPVVLDAQGQANVKLNNLGSITAVATALDAAGNVGTATASVAAIDTSDVNAPTINISLESDAEITAPVNIVGTISDSNLAYYTLEVAPVGGGQIPGDGGGFKEVYRGTTAVSNGTIATFDPTVLANGAYVLKFTAFDTNGNGSTTERTVNVSGDLKLGNFRLSFTDLTVPVAGIPINVTRTYDSLNANKGDDFGYGWRMEFRDTDLKTSLKADPIYEELGINTAAFDSKTKVFITLPGGKRETFTFKPTPSHLNQYLGAAGPGAAMYKPAFESQKGSTMTLTVKDANLIRNEYGEYYGVNGQPFNPENPAFGRVYVLTTKEGIVYEIDAASGDLLTATDANGNKLTFSDAGIASSTGKSVTFERDAAGRIVGVVDPDGKKVKYEYDAKGDLVAVKDRENNTTRFVYGDEDRPHFLTEVIDSLGRSGVKTEYDEQGRLKQMVDANGSAVELVYDPNNSLQKVKDVFGKETTYVYDSRGNVLTEIDPLGKRVDRTYDADNNVLSETVITSELNAAGTSVEVRSKTEWTYDAKGNKLSEKDPLGNITRWTYNSRGQVLTETDALGNAASYTYSPSGNLLTTKDAAGNVSKFSYDMRGNLLTLTDATNKVTSFTYDAAGNVLSVKDAIGNTTTYTYDSSGNRKTETRTVTTPSGVQTLVTKSDYDSNGKVTKVTDAENKVTEYKYDANGNQIAVIDARNNKTEYRYDSSCQLVETIYPDNTLGNPADNPRTINIYDKGGRLRATIDSDKHATHYNYDDAERLVETIYQDKIDTLAQLVSVLAPGQTPATIDWTQVIYPDIAPAFLSDNPRSKTEYYKNGDVKAEIDERGNRTEYRYDNNGRLVEVIYPDDTPNNLTDNPRTKTEYDYAGRTVATIDAKGRITRYEYDNLGRLVKTIYPDATPNNLLDNPTSKTEYDSLGRRISATDAAGKTVKYEYDALGRLTAVVQTLNQAGTNPINLRTEYGYDEAGRLIWQEDAKDNRTEFEYDKNGRRVAVELPLTQRSVTTYDEVGNVKTVTDFNGNTVTYGYDAENRLTSKQFSVIGESPVTFTYTSSGQIKTVVKGQETTVFNYDELGRLVSRIDPDGPYLASGATIEYEYDAAGNRTSVRTPVGLSQYEYDEQNRLEKVIDPDLAVTSYFYDAEGNLERTELPNEVVETRTYDELNRLKLLTYQRNNATLQSFDYTLDPVGHRRVVTEQNGRKVEYEYDDLYRLTKETITDTVNGSRTISYGYDAVGNRLTKTDSVGGVTSYVDDDNDRLLKEELRQNGGLVKTTEYRYDANGNTTRKIENGTQETVYTWNQEKRLVGVQTPTGENISYAYDADGVRVSKTVNGVTPEYLVDKNRDYAQVLEKRVNDVLSASYVYGLDLISQERGNVDSYYLVDGLGSTRGLANASGAMTDTYTYDAFGNLIASAGGTANDYLFAGEQFDPSLGDYYLRQRYYDTDTGRFTRRDTYEGSFEDPMSLHKYLYGNANPVTYTDPTGLFSAGEAQAAADIANTLAGIQWESGSYLIGATIENNDSFPLDDYYILTFPGGANFNERVVDFFENFAPHDYVIRFLVYGGTLPIPKKLLGKILQTMPSWYRGPRRVPIVGNSSKYTAPLSALSFMFFDNAQWNRSPVRIFGSNKILRTIGRASSILRTGLAIADTALLIKYLIETS